TGGATCACTGCTTGCCTAAAGGAGACACTCCACCCGGAACTGACTGTGTCATTTTCCAAAAGAAAAAAGTCCACCCTTCCTCCAACCTTCTTTACTGCCCGATCGCCTATCCATAAACTGTAACCGATCTACGAGGTGTATTCGTTAAGAGCAGGTGTTATGCCGGGATTCCGGTGTACGTATCCGTACCCGAGTGCCGTGTTTGTTGCCTAATAGACCGGCCACACCTGCCGCGAGTACCGGCTCGGTCTTGACTTTCCCCGGCGCCTAAGTCCGGAAAAATATCATACCATCAAACATCGACTATAAAAGGTCTCAGTAAACATCTATATGAATGCAATttgttacttttaaaaacacCCACATGTCATTAATCATCGGTCATCGGTttatgagaaaacaaaacaagttcaaggattgcaaaacaaaaatcctaGCGTAggaatttcaaaataaatctgTTTTATATTCTTGTCGCCAGTTTTTCAACATCAAGCGTGTCAAGGGTTCGATTTAACATTTCAGCTCGTCCTTCTGTAATTAAATACTTTAGTTTGAGGCTTTTTATAATAGGTTACTTGAATTTACCCATtgagtttcctttgtggtttattacttggtcTGTAGTGTaattcaattgaattcaattaTAAAACGGTAGTCTCATTGAATTGAGTATACAGTATGTATCATACATCCATGCATGGCAAACACTAATTGCTAATCTCTAGCCCTGACAAGTTAAAATTTCAATAGTTTGAAGTCTTCATcttgttttatctttttgtttatttgtagaaACGGCATTGGCGCGTGGAATCTGATCAGATGGGTACAGACAGCATGCAGAAAGAACGAAACTTGATCATGCTTCAAGAAATTGCAAAATCTTTGGTGAGTTGGTTTGAACTATCTCTGTTATCATAAACAATAATGCTGTGGTTGTTTTCTTTATGTAATTATAATTGTCTGTGTAGTCCAATGTCTTTCTTGTCtatgtctgtttgtctgtcggGCTGTCTGTATGTATGTCTTGTCCTATAGGGCCGATTTCTACAAGTGTTCACTTAATTCTTTACGCCTTGTTTTACTATCCAGTTTCAATGACTGTATGGTAACCttactttgtttttgattcTTTAcgggtttttttcttgtgtgagagtatgaaaaaatgaaaagagaatAATTGAATTTATATTACTTCAAAACCATACTTCAAGTACTATATGTAACTGCTTAAATATCCGTGCAGATCTATCACTGTTTTTTCCTTAATATGGTCGATAACTTCAACCTAAAAATGTTTTGGTAAAAGGACTGCGCGTGTGAATAACCGAGCACAAACGATACGAAAGCAGAAGCTCGGAACAGTATTACCATGTAAATATAAAATaccaacaaaatataaaataatattatattaaaaatgAAGCAGCGTAATTGCAGAAACGACTTCTTAGATTTGAATTATTCTCAAAATTCTGATCGAATTATCAACAACTAAATATATTCTTGGCATTCAGTTAACAGCATTTATAAGAAAGATGTATTGTGAGCTTTGTCTCAAAGGAAGACATACAATATTCAATGATCAATGACTGGTAGGCTTGACTCAATTGCGTCAAGATATGAAACGTAATTATACGGTACTAATATTAAACTTTACTGATATTCACATGACGAAAAGGGACTTGATCAGTTGCCGTTGCGCAGTCTTGAGTAATGCAATAAATTTCACTATAACCTTTAGAAGACAACCATGTGCAGTTTACATATATACCCTCATTGTGCATGaagtctgtttttgtttcaatgttactgttggtaattactccaaatatttaCTAGCATAAACATGAGCAATTGGTaatgagaaatggagagcttttgaaaGTATCAcaagtgtgagaaacagctccctctgaagtaacatagtttttgagaatgataATTCActcaacttatataaaaaatacttcaggcctgatatgaagccttttattatgcataaatttgtgcaacaacggtgttttctctttcattattttttagcaacttcgatgaccagttgagcccaagttttcacagatttgttcttttatgcaatGTTGTATTCGGTATCTTTACCATTTATGTAATTGTTTTGAATCATTGGCAAATAAACCAATTCTAACTCTAACTTTATACTTTAAACATGAGTTAATTTTGTACCTCTCTGTGTCTTTCAAACAGGCAAAGCAACTGGTAGTACCAACGAGTGAGGACGACACAGTCCTGGACCAATTAACGGTCGACCAATGGCGGCAGGAAGCAGACGAGATAAATGACAACGGTTGGAATTAAGCGGGAAAAGCTCTGAAATTtgacaacaattatttagaaTCAGGAAGAACTGAACAACTTGATACAGGTTCATATGTGTTTGTattgctttcttttttcttcaaacgtTATGGGTGTTGCGGAATATATTGTAAGAAATAGACCAGGAGTTTAAGAACTCtcatttgacatttttgttaAGATGTTAATTTCATTCCATGAGGGGAATGAACATTGATTTGTTGAAAGGTTGAGATTGGCAATGAAAGAGCGCAGTATAAATACTTGGTTGTTTAGTAATGCCGGCGTGCTGTGTAATTATCGTTAAGTTTGTAGTTTTTTAGtgcattttaattgtttacttCAGTTTACATGCTTCGGGCCAACTAGTGCattgaatatttttcttaattttacatgaatttcaagatcaatattttaaaacggGGGCCAGTCTGAATTATCAATGTTTAACCATTTTGCCATATTTCTCGAAAATATTGGTTGGTTCACTAAATATAATTGAAAACctaaacaataaaattaaattgaagagaTAATATGCAAAGAAAAGTTGTTGACATCGAAGGTTGGCGTGAaatagaaaaacatttttagttCTAAATGACCCCCTGATAACGGCCGACCCATTTTTGGATTAACGAGCCTTGTCTGTATATTACAACAACTGAAGGAATTATAACTATTGAAGAATGATTTTTCGATTCTCAATCGCTGGGGGTTTAATGAAAGTTTCTCTGCATTTTACCACCCGGCCGGTACCGTACCATCAATATTATTGATCAGAGAATTGTGTAGtagtaaataataatactgcAAGCATGCCAGTTAagatttgaattatttttccTCTTCTTGTAGCATCTTATTTAATCATCATTATTAGCTCTACAAAGAAACGTACACCAAGCACAAGGTGTATAGGTTCTTTGGGGGTATTGAAATGTACAATAACTATTTATGCGAATGTGCAATCTGAATCGAATAAATGTAACTCgattttaagcaaaatttctGACTGAAACGTTAAGTGTCCCCTCGTGATTAATAACGGATTTGATAATTACAATTATCTGACGCACACGCAACACAAACATGGAAGTTCTGAATGCTGATTTACCAAGCTGGAACGAAAATCACCTGAAGGGGTTTTCTGGTTGAAAACCGTAAAATAAACACCGCCATGGTAACAAGTTTACTAAACAAATTTATTGACAGTTTATTATGGACCATAATATTCATAAGTAACGATCTGGTCAATGATAATCAGaatcaaaaataattaattgttttaaatgcaCTAATCGAAAGTTCAAATACGACTCTTATTCTATAAGACAATTTAATTAATATGTGGCTGATTTAACTATAGAAGAATACTGCTTAGATTATATACCAGGTACCatgttattttcattatttaaaaatataattttaagttttcaataaCTCTCAATTCTTTAGAAACTATTAAGAACAAGATCGTAATAGAAGGATATGCTGTCGTTTAGCCCCAAACAACTAAACAAGATAAAGCTGTACAAAATAtatgtatttaaaatataatGACATTCCTCAAAATGACCTAAATAAAAACCAGAATAATCTTAGTCAATCTAAATAGAAGGACAGACTGTCCGTCTTAAATCAATAGAAGAATACTGCTTAGATTATATACCAGGTACCatgttattttcattatttaaaaatataattttaagttttcaataaCTCTCAATTCTTTAGAAACTATTAAGAACAAGATCGTAATATAAGGATATGCTGTCGTTTAGCCCCAAACAACTAAACAAGATAAAGCTGTACAAAATAtatgtatttaaaatataatGACATTCCTCAAAATGACCTAAATAAAAACCAGAATAATCTTAGTCAATCTAAATAGAAGGACAGACTGTCCGTCTTAAATCAATTCAAAATCTCTAACAACAGCAATACCCCGGTGCTCAGTAAGTAACAATAACAGTTCTCAGAATCTCCTGACGTCTTTTGTTTCTCTCTACCTGAATCAAAATCCACGGTACTCAAATTAAAATGATTCCACTCTCCTCCAGGAGAAGCAATATTATTGTATCGTTATCTTAAACATGAAGACAAAAAGGAAGAAAGTATGTCTGGGTGTGATTTGAAGGAATCATGTATCACCCTTTGCTTGAAACTGTATCCTTAACTCCCCCGGCtttgtgttttaataaataatacattTATAATATAACCTTCTAGGGTGGGTGTATCTTTCACTGTCGTATTTCTACTTATTGCGACTATCGACATCTGAAGAACAACTCAATGGTAGACAAGATGCCGCGTTCTGAGACTTATTAATGCGTGCAATTATTTATAACATGAGAAACATGGTAAATTTGGAACCTGTTTTCTCTCTGCTGAATTATCGGGATTAATAATGAGGTCAATGGAACAGAccttaaataaattaattgtttatctGAAATTGAAACTAATACAAATTGGAGCGAGTGTTCCTCTTCACCTAACTGCACTATGCCGAAGACATTGCAAAATTATTCATCTTTAATGCTAATAGATAAGg
The sequence above is drawn from the Asterias rubens chromosome 9, eAstRub1.3, whole genome shotgun sequence genome and encodes:
- the LOC117294620 gene encoding uncharacterized protein LOC117294620, coding for MADMRMLTLTSVLVSLLFMAEIQRCQGQIHYKNPGWGPGGKRSSHMTGSNVLRKRHWRVESDQMGTDSMQKERNLIMLQEIAKSLAKQLVVPTSEDDTVLDQLTVDQWRQEADEINDNGWN